In Acidobacteriota bacterium, one genomic interval encodes:
- a CDS encoding glycosyltransferase family 4 protein: MAPLRVHVLHGTYGDGFPYGCTYVRLLLPLAHPSVADRVALTHGSDARIPPCDVLVVERHVLWPESEQRERLAAVFDACRGRGTKIVYTLDDNLLDLNRERPWRFPTETMRGVIRFLARTADAVVVSTPALAERFAHLNSRVHVIPNALDERLFGAPPEPAPARRPLTVGFMGTLTHEADLMMVLRPLRGLLKRAHGGIRLEVVGGVDGGRFKEALGGLPVKMIETGDTHEYPKFVGWMREHVRWDFAIAPLEDDPFTRCKSDLKYLDYGALAIPAVFSDVRPYRETVRNRETGLVVPNDPDAWAAALEEMARDEALRSRLARAARDEVHATRMLATNAVRWLEALS; encoded by the coding sequence TTGGCGCCGCTTAGGGTGCACGTCCTCCACGGGACCTACGGGGACGGGTTCCCCTACGGCTGCACGTACGTGCGCCTCCTGCTTCCGCTCGCGCACCCCTCGGTCGCGGACCGTGTCGCCCTCACGCACGGCTCGGACGCGCGGATTCCGCCGTGCGACGTCCTCGTCGTCGAGCGGCACGTGCTGTGGCCCGAGAGCGAGCAGCGCGAGCGCCTCGCGGCCGTCTTCGACGCCTGCCGCGGACGCGGCACGAAGATCGTCTACACGCTGGACGACAATCTTCTCGACCTGAACCGCGAGCGTCCGTGGCGGTTCCCGACCGAGACGATGCGGGGCGTGATCCGCTTCCTCGCGCGAACGGCCGATGCAGTCGTCGTCTCCACGCCGGCCCTCGCGGAGCGGTTCGCGCACCTGAACTCCCGCGTGCACGTGATCCCGAACGCGCTGGACGAGCGCCTCTTCGGCGCCCCGCCCGAGCCCGCGCCGGCGCGGCGGCCGCTCACCGTGGGCTTCATGGGCACGCTCACGCACGAGGCCGATCTCATGATGGTCCTGCGCCCCCTCCGCGGCCTGCTGAAGCGTGCGCACGGCGGGATCCGGCTGGAGGTCGTGGGCGGCGTCGACGGCGGCCGGTTCAAGGAGGCGCTCGGCGGACTGCCCGTCAAGATGATCGAGACGGGGGACACGCACGAGTACCCGAAGTTCGTCGGGTGGATGCGGGAGCACGTGCGCTGGGACTTCGCGATCGCGCCGCTCGAAGACGACCCCTTCACGCGCTGCAAGTCCGACCTGAAATACCTCGACTACGGCGCGCTCGCGATTCCGGCCGTGTTCAGCGACGTCAGGCCCTACCGCGAGACCGTCCGGAACCGCGAGACCGGCCTCGTCGTGCCGAACGATCCCGACGCCTGGGCCGCCGCCCTCGAAGAGATGGCGCGCGACGAGGCGCTGAGGTCGCGCCTCGCGCGGGCGGCCCGCGACGAGGTGCATGCGACGCGCATGCTCGCGACGAACGCCGTGCGCTGGCTCGAAGCTCTGAGCTGA
- a CDS encoding methyltransferase domain-containing protein, translated as MKDLRIDLGCGSAKKDGTIGLDIQAAPGVDQVVDLVNAPLPFPDRSVAYVHSSHFLEHVKDPTRIFAEITRVAADGATLEFWTPYAWENSAFIIDHKMFFNEDHYLHICVWFVDFWEEILKARWLLKEITYVIHPDVAVDLHRRRIPIDHALRYFKGVVKEWGVRMEVRRDKPAPETRPLRTLALERNGERWHLERVDVTMGRDPGGDVKAALAWLRTSR; from the coding sequence GACATCCAGGCCGCGCCCGGTGTCGACCAGGTCGTCGATCTCGTGAACGCCCCGCTGCCGTTTCCCGACCGCAGCGTCGCGTACGTCCACTCGTCGCACTTCCTCGAGCACGTGAAGGACCCGACGCGGATCTTCGCGGAGATCACGCGCGTCGCGGCCGACGGAGCGACGCTGGAGTTCTGGACGCCGTACGCCTGGGAGAACTCGGCCTTCATCATCGACCACAAGATGTTCTTCAACGAGGACCACTACCTCCACATCTGCGTGTGGTTCGTGGACTTCTGGGAAGAGATCCTGAAGGCGCGGTGGCTGCTCAAGGAGATCACATACGTGATCCACCCCGACGTCGCGGTCGACCTGCACCGCCGCCGCATCCCGATCGACCACGCGCTGCGCTACTTCAAGGGTGTCGTGAAGGAGTGGGGCGTGCGCATGGAGGTCCGGCGCGACAAGCCGGCCCCGGAGACTCGGCCGCTGCGCACGCTCGCCCTCGAGCGGAACGGAGAGCGGTGGCACCTCGAGCGCGTTGACGTGACGATGGGGCGCGACCCCGGCGGCGACGTGAAGGCCGCCCTGGCGTGGCTCCGGACCTCGCGCTAG